AAGATATTGGCCTTCCATTCAGAGGGATTACAGGAGATGAGCTTTCAGATGTTCAAGAAACAGAAGAAGAAATGAATAGGAAGCTTGCAGAGAGTTTTGATAATTATCTTGGCGCAATGGAAAGATATTTCAACTCCTACTTGATGATTCCGTCCGGCTATTATTCAATACAATATCCGAATTTTCCCCAAGATGGTAATTTTAATAAAGAAATTCAAATTAATGAATTTTATATTGGCAAATTTCCAGTAATAAATGCTCTTTTTGAAATTTTTGTTGAAAGAACGAGTTATAAAACTACGGCTGAAGAAATTGGTTCCAGCACAGTATATTTCGGAAGATTTAAAAAAATCATTGATAAAAATACAGGGTTTGTAACATCTATATGGAATCCTCATTATACAAAAGAATCAGTAAAAGGAGCTTGTTGGTATCAACCTTTTGGGCATGGTAGTAATTTACATAAAAAACGAACCCATCCAGTTGTCCACGTAAGCCTTAAAGATGCTATTGCTTTCGCTTCCTGGGTAGGAAAAAAAATACCAACAGAAATATACTGGGAAGCCGCATCAAGAACAAAAATAGGAAAGCTTTACCCTTGGGGGAATGATTGGAAAGATAATATGTGTAATATTGAAACAACTTCAATTTCAGATACGACATCAGTAGAAAATTATCAAGAAGCAACAAATGAACTCGGAATTGTTGACACTTTAGGCAATATATGGGAATGGACAGTAGATGAGATTAAAATGAAGACATCAACTTTAAGCATTGTTAAAGGAGGCTCATTTATTTCTGATAAAAGTGTTACTCTTACTTCAAAATTACTTGTAGAAAAAAATTTTTCATCAAATATATTAGGTTTTAGGTGTGTAACCGTATAAGGAATTAGTGTGGACTTTTTTGTAGATAATTATATTCAATATCTGATAGTTGAAAA
This region of Desulfobacterales bacterium genomic DNA includes:
- a CDS encoding SUMF1/EgtB/PvdO family nonheme iron enzyme, giving the protein DEAENINDSIPPEQIDDIENVEDIETLDAVEEIEEIDEAENIDDSIPPEQIDDIETLDAVEELEPLNEPDNIEILDEPEAIDEITDLENIEDDSIEELDDLDEVSEIIDAESIDDIEDIEDIEPVEEIPEEEVLDEDEEENQDIDTEAEIEDIEDIEDLGENAEVVDADELEDIEEIDDNADIIDDIGNVEDIEEVEPVDEIEGDSETIDAEEIIDDEEIIDDDLGEETDIEEFSDDIQEDIGLPFRGITGDELSDVQETEEEMNRKLAESFDNYLGAMERYFNSYLMIPSGYYSIQYPNFPQDGNFNKEIQINEFYIGKFPVINALFEIFVERTSYKTTAEEIGSSTVYFGRFKKIIDKNTGFVTSIWNPHYTKESVKGACWYQPFGHGSNLHKKRTHPVVHVSLKDAIAFASWVGKKIPTEIYWEAASRTKIGKLYPWGNDWKDNMCNIETTSISDTTSVENYQEATNELGIVDTLGNIWEWTVDEIKMKTSTLSIVKGGSFISDKSVTLTSKLLVEKNFSSNILGFRCVTV